A region from the Sphingomonas sp. S2-65 genome encodes:
- the fabG gene encoding 3-oxoacyl-[acyl-carrier-protein] reductase → MFDLTGMTALVTGASGGIGSAIAKGLAAQGARLAISGSNPDKLEAFRAELGGDHVVLPANLSDAAQVDALVPQAVEALGSLAILVNNAGVTRDNLVMRMKDDEWDQVITVNLEAAFRLMRAAAKPMMKARFGRIISITSVVGATGNPGQANYAASKAGLVGMSKALGQELASRNITVNCVAPGFIRSAMTDVLPDAQKEALTGRIPAGKLGEGEDIAAAVVYLASREASYVTGQTLHVNGGMAML, encoded by the coding sequence ATGTTCGACCTCACAGGCATGACCGCCCTCGTCACCGGCGCCTCCGGCGGGATCGGCTCCGCCATTGCAAAAGGCCTCGCCGCCCAAGGGGCGCGGCTCGCTATTTCCGGCTCCAACCCGGACAAGCTCGAAGCCTTCCGCGCCGAACTCGGCGGCGACCATGTCGTCCTCCCCGCCAACCTCTCCGACGCCGCCCAGGTCGACGCCCTGGTCCCCCAGGCCGTCGAAGCGCTCGGCAGCCTCGCCATCCTCGTCAACAATGCCGGCGTCACCCGCGACAACCTCGTCATGCGGATGAAGGACGACGAGTGGGACCAGGTCATCACCGTCAACCTCGAGGCCGCGTTCCGCCTGATGCGCGCCGCCGCCAAGCCGATGATGAAGGCCCGCTTCGGCCGGATTATCTCGATCACTTCGGTGGTCGGCGCCACCGGCAACCCCGGCCAGGCCAACTACGCGGCATCCAAGGCCGGCCTGGTCGGCATGTCCAAGGCGCTCGGCCAGGAGCTCGCCAGCCGCAACATCACCGTCAACTGCGTCGCGCCGGGCTTCATCCGCTCGGCGATGACCGATGTCCTGCCCGACGCGCAGAAGGAAGCGCTCACCGGCCGCATTCCGGCGGGCAAGCTGGGCGAGGGCGAGGACATCGCCGCCGCCGTCGTCTACCTCGCCAGCAGGGAAGCCAGCTACGTCACCGGCCAGACCTTGCATGTGAACGGCGGAATGGCGATGCTTTGA
- the zwf gene encoding glucose-6-phosphate dehydrogenase — MRQPVGKLLLFGATGDLAQRMLLPSLYALHADGLLPDGLTITATARSDHDDSSFRDFARDALDRFLAADRKDDDAVGGFLKRLNYQALDASQIDGFAALKEKVGDVSGGLAIFLSTAPWLFGPTIKGLEAAGLAGDNVRIGLEKPLGRDLQSSREINDLVAAAFPEERTFRIDHYLGKETVQNILALRFGNSLFEPIWNAQGIDHVQITVSETVGLEGRAGFYDETGALRDMVQNHMLQLVALIAMEPPARFDGTAIRDEKVKVLRSLRPISGADASQLTVTGQYGGGAVKGEIVRDYASDLEKPSTAETFVAIKAHVDNWRWHGVPFYLRTGKRLAERRSEIVIQFKPVPHSIFAQRGAMLQPNTLVIRLQPEEYVRLLVMAKQPGLDREGVRLREVPLNLSLDSEFAGTTRRIAYERLLLDLIEGDPTLFVRRDEVEAQWEWIDGIRAGWDANDMKPKPYASGSWGPSASVALTERDGVTWNE, encoded by the coding sequence ATGCGCCAGCCCGTGGGCAAATTGCTGTTGTTCGGAGCGACCGGGGATCTGGCACAGCGCATGCTGCTGCCTTCTTTGTACGCGCTGCACGCCGACGGGCTGTTGCCGGATGGATTGACGATCACCGCAACCGCTCGATCCGACCACGACGATTCCTCGTTTCGCGATTTCGCTCGCGATGCACTCGATCGTTTTCTTGCTGCCGATCGCAAAGACGATGATGCCGTTGGCGGGTTTCTCAAAAGGCTGAACTACCAGGCGCTCGACGCGTCGCAAATCGACGGCTTTGCCGCGCTCAAGGAGAAGGTCGGCGACGTCTCAGGTGGCTTGGCAATTTTCTTATCGACCGCGCCTTGGCTTTTCGGCCCCACCATAAAGGGCTTGGAAGCAGCGGGATTGGCCGGCGATAATGTTCGCATCGGATTGGAGAAGCCGCTTGGTCGCGATCTGCAGTCCAGCCGCGAGATCAACGATCTTGTCGCTGCTGCCTTTCCGGAGGAGCGGACTTTTCGCATCGACCATTATCTTGGCAAGGAAACTGTTCAGAACATCCTGGCGCTGCGGTTTGGCAATTCTTTGTTCGAGCCGATATGGAACGCACAGGGTATCGACCATGTGCAGATCACGGTTTCCGAGACGGTCGGGCTGGAAGGCCGCGCCGGTTTCTATGACGAAACAGGGGCTCTGCGCGACATGGTCCAAAACCATATGCTGCAGCTTGTCGCTCTGATTGCTATGGAGCCTCCGGCACGCTTCGACGGCACCGCCATTCGTGACGAGAAGGTCAAGGTACTTCGATCCCTGCGTCCCATCAGTGGCGCAGACGCGTCGCAGCTCACAGTGACCGGGCAGTATGGCGGCGGCGCTGTGAAGGGCGAGATCGTCCGGGATTACGCTAGTGACTTGGAAAAGCCATCTACGGCGGAGACCTTCGTTGCGATCAAGGCACATGTCGACAATTGGCGCTGGCACGGGGTGCCATTCTATCTGCGCACCGGCAAGCGCCTGGCCGAGCGACGGTCCGAGATCGTCATCCAGTTCAAGCCGGTGCCACATTCGATCTTTGCGCAACGCGGTGCGATGCTGCAGCCCAACACGCTCGTGATCCGCCTGCAGCCCGAGGAATATGTTCGGCTGCTCGTGATGGCGAAACAACCGGGTCTGGACCGAGAGGGTGTGCGACTGCGCGAAGTGCCCCTCAACCTGAGCCTGGACAGCGAATTCGCCGGAACCACGCGCCGCATTGCCTATGAGCGCTTGCTGCTCGACCTGATCGAAGGCGACCCCACACTGTTCGTCCGTCGCGACGAAGTGGAAGCGCAATGGGAGTGGATCGATGGCATCCGCGCAGGTTGGGACGCCAACGACATGAAGCCGAAACCCTACGCTTCGGGCAGTTGGGGGCCGTCGGCGTCGGTTGCGCTTACCGAACGCGATGGCGTGACGTGGAACGAGTAG
- the fabF gene encoding beta-ketoacyl-ACP synthase II — translation MRRVVVTGLGLVTPVGADVETAWKNIVAGKSGAATIKRFDATDFHTNYACEVKAPDHEFGFDPSKRVDHKIQRQVDPFIVYGIDAAGQAIEDAGLLDMDEETRFRAGCSIGSGIGGLPGIESESLVLAEKGPKRVSPHFVHGRLINLISGQVSIKYGLMGPNHAVVTACSTGAHSIGDAARMIAMDDADIMLAGGAESAICPIGIAGFGQARALSTNFRDDPTKGSRPYDKDRDGFVMGEGAGVVVLEEYEHAKKRGAKIYAEVIGYGLSGDAYHVTAPHPEGAGAFRSMQMAMRKSGLALEDIDYINAHGTSTPLGDELELGAVRKLFGDALGPVSMSSTKSAIGHLLGGAGAVEAIFCILAMRDSVVPPTLNLDNPSDNCVGVDLVPHVAKERKVKAILNNSFGFGGTNASLVMKAI, via the coding sequence ATGCGCCGCGTAGTCGTGACCGGCCTCGGCCTCGTCACCCCGGTGGGGGCCGATGTCGAAACCGCCTGGAAGAATATCGTCGCCGGAAAATCCGGCGCCGCCACCATCAAGCGCTTCGACGCCACCGACTTCCACACCAACTACGCGTGTGAAGTGAAGGCGCCGGATCATGAATTCGGTTTCGATCCCTCCAAGCGTGTCGATCACAAGATTCAGCGCCAGGTCGATCCCTTCATCGTCTACGGCATCGATGCCGCCGGCCAGGCGATCGAAGATGCCGGCCTGCTCGACATGGACGAGGAAACGCGCTTCCGCGCCGGCTGCTCGATTGGCTCGGGTATCGGCGGTCTGCCGGGCATCGAAAGCGAATCGCTCGTGCTCGCGGAAAAGGGTCCCAAGCGAGTCAGTCCGCATTTCGTCCATGGCCGGCTGATCAACCTGATCTCGGGTCAGGTCTCGATCAAATACGGTCTGATGGGTCCGAACCACGCGGTGGTGACGGCGTGCTCGACCGGCGCACATTCGATCGGCGACGCCGCGCGGATGATCGCGATGGACGATGCGGACATCATGCTCGCAGGCGGCGCTGAAAGCGCGATCTGCCCGATCGGCATAGCCGGATTCGGCCAGGCACGTGCCCTTTCGACCAATTTCCGCGACGATCCCACCAAGGGCAGCCGCCCTTATGACAAGGATCGCGACGGCTTCGTCATGGGCGAAGGTGCCGGCGTGGTCGTGCTCGAAGAATATGAGCACGCCAAGAAGCGCGGCGCCAAGATCTATGCCGAGGTGATCGGCTATGGCCTTTCTGGGGACGCCTATCACGTGACTGCGCCGCATCCGGAAGGCGCCGGCGCGTTCCGGTCTATGCAGATGGCAATGCGGAAGTCGGGCCTGGCGCTCGAAGATATCGACTATATCAACGCGCATGGCACCTCGACGCCACTCGGTGACGAACTGGAACTGGGCGCAGTCCGCAAGCTGTTCGGCGACGCGCTGGGGCCGGTTTCGATGAGCTCGACCAAGTCGGCGATCGGCCATCTGCTCGGCGGCGCGGGAGCGGTCGAGGCGATCTTCTGCATCCTGGCGATGCGCGACAGCGTCGTTCCGCCAACGCTCAACCTCGACAATCCGAGCGACAACTGCGTTGGCGTGGACTTGGTCCCGCACGTGGCGAAGGAGCGTAAGGTCAAGGCGATCCTCAACAACAGCTTCGGCTTTGGCGGTACCAACGCCAGCCTGGTGATGAAGGCGATCTAG
- a CDS encoding GxxExxY protein, whose protein sequence is MHDVEATAADIIDAALKLHRGLGPGLLESVYENILAAKLVERGHSVAQQCPIDIEYDGLRFQQAFRADLIVNGSVLVEVKSVERLLPVHGKQVLTYLRLLKQPFGLLINFGGDTLKEGLRRIVNDHRNFASSRLRVNQ, encoded by the coding sequence ATGCATGACGTCGAGGCGACTGCGGCAGACATTATCGACGCGGCATTAAAGCTGCATCGGGGGCTTGGCCCTGGACTGCTTGAGAGCGTCTACGAGAACATCTTGGCCGCCAAGCTTGTCGAGCGAGGTCACTCGGTAGCCCAGCAGTGTCCGATCGACATCGAATATGATGGCTTGCGATTTCAGCAGGCGTTCCGCGCCGACCTGATCGTCAACGGTTCGGTGCTCGTTGAGGTCAAGTCGGTCGAGCGGCTGCTGCCGGTTCACGGTAAGCAGGTGCTGACCTACCTTCGTTTGCTTAAGCAGCCCTTTGGGCTGCTTATCAATTTCGGCGGCGACACGCTCAAGGAGGGGCTCCGCCGCATCGTCAACGACCACAGAAACTTCGCGTCTTCGCGCCTTCGCGTGAACCAATAA
- a CDS encoding RcnB family protein has translation MKTFILGLVAASVAAMPVMAAAPQQHYGNQHRTEVQRTTVTQRHNGTTVVKQRTAYRAPQYRSWHRGERFDNRYARNYRQIDYRQYRGLRAPPRGYRYVQSGNDAVLVGITSGIISAVFANMVR, from the coding sequence ATGAAGACGTTTATCCTGGGTCTGGTCGCCGCTTCGGTCGCAGCAATGCCGGTGATGGCCGCAGCACCGCAGCAGCATTACGGCAACCAGCACCGCACCGAAGTGCAGCGCACCACAGTCACCCAGCGCCACAACGGGACGACGGTCGTGAAGCAGCGCACCGCGTATCGCGCGCCGCAATATCGCAGCTGGCATCGCGGCGAGCGCTTTGACAACCGTTATGCCCGCAACTACCGCCAGATCGACTATCGCCAGTATCGCGGCCTGCGCGCGCCGCCGCGCGGTTACCGTTATGTCCAGTCGGGTAACGACGCGGTGCTGGTCGGGATCACCAGCGGGATCATCTCGGCCGTGTTTGCGAACATGGTCCGCTAA
- the glk gene encoding glucokinase — MEVVAVDIGGTHARFTIAEVEGGRVVSLAEPVTLKVAEHATFPLAWRAFGEHLGRPAPRAAGIAVASPVNDTLIKFTNNPWIIRPPLIKERLGVDNYTLINDFAAIGHAVGQLDGKAYVHLCGPDVPLPEYGAITVCGPGTGLGVAQVFRQRGNYHVISTEGGHMDFAPLDNIDDAIIRRLRPTYTRVSAERVCAGPGLVNIYETLAQMEGKPVVHLEDKRLWELALTGTDALATAALERFCLTLGAVAGDLALTHGPTAVVIAGGLGLRLKDKLIQSGFAQRFVAKGRFQSLMSTIPVKIITHEQPGLYGAAAAFAQEHVL, encoded by the coding sequence ATGGAAGTCGTCGCGGTAGACATCGGGGGCACGCACGCCCGCTTCACCATCGCCGAAGTGGAGGGCGGCCGCGTCGTGTCGCTGGCGGAGCCCGTGACCCTGAAGGTCGCCGAACACGCCACCTTCCCGCTGGCCTGGCGTGCGTTCGGTGAGCACCTGGGACGTCCCGCGCCGCGGGCGGCCGGTATCGCCGTCGCTTCGCCGGTGAACGACACGCTGATCAAGTTCACCAACAATCCGTGGATCATACGGCCCCCGCTGATCAAGGAGCGGCTGGGCGTCGACAACTACACCCTTATCAACGACTTCGCCGCGATCGGACATGCCGTCGGCCAACTGGACGGCAAGGCCTATGTCCATCTTTGCGGTCCCGACGTGCCGCTGCCCGAATATGGCGCGATCACCGTCTGCGGCCCGGGAACCGGTCTGGGCGTCGCCCAAGTGTTCCGTCAACGCGGCAATTACCATGTAATCTCGACCGAAGGCGGGCACATGGACTTCGCGCCACTCGACAATATCGACGACGCGATCATCCGCCGGTTGCGCCCGACCTATACCCGCGTGTCCGCCGAGCGCGTGTGCGCCGGGCCGGGACTGGTCAACATCTATGAGACGCTTGCCCAGATGGAGGGCAAGCCGGTGGTCCACCTCGAGGACAAACGCCTGTGGGAGCTTGCGCTCACCGGTACCGACGCGCTTGCAACCGCCGCCCTCGAGCGCTTCTGCCTGACCCTTGGCGCGGTTGCAGGTGACTTGGCGCTCACCCATGGCCCCACTGCCGTGGTGATCGCCGGCGGCCTAGGGCTACGGCTCAAGGATAAGCTCATCCAATCGGGTTTCGCCCAGCGTTTCGTCGCCAAGGGGCGTTTCCAGAGCCTGATGTCCACCATCCCGGTGAAGATCATCACGCATGAGCAGCCGGGCCTCTACGGTGCGGCCGCTGCCTTTGCCCAGGAGCATGTACTTTGA
- the mltG gene encoding endolytic transglycosylase MltG — MAERRPIKRRGGCALLVAALFLCAAVFGVLHLWGGAGPARGNVTVLVPEGASLSRAAEELEKAGAIRSADQFLLLSKILGGTAPIKAGEYRVPAGLSQSDVLKMMQGGKTLQRFVTVPEGTPSILVYDALMKAPQLSGSISVPAEGSVLPDSYAYNRADTRQAVLTRMQKAMTEYLAKAWASRKPGIAVSTPQQALTLASIVEKETGKASERRMVAAVYGNRLRQGMRLQADPTIIYPLTKGKPLGRRILKSEIQAVNGYNTYAMAGLPQGPIANPGRASIDAVLDPERSNALYFVADGSGGHVFADTLEQHNANVAKWYALRRARGEM, encoded by the coding sequence ATGGCTGAGCGCCGTCCCATCAAGCGGCGCGGTGGATGCGCCCTGCTCGTCGCCGCATTGTTTCTATGCGCAGCGGTGTTCGGGGTGCTTCATCTCTGGGGCGGTGCGGGTCCGGCCCGCGGGAACGTCACCGTGTTGGTGCCGGAGGGCGCTAGCCTGAGCCGGGCGGCAGAAGAGCTGGAAAAGGCAGGCGCCATTCGCTCCGCCGACCAGTTCCTGCTCCTGTCGAAGATCCTGGGCGGCACCGCTCCAATCAAGGCAGGCGAATACCGGGTGCCTGCCGGACTTAGCCAGTCCGATGTTCTCAAGATGATGCAGGGCGGCAAGACGCTGCAGCGCTTCGTCACGGTGCCGGAGGGAACGCCGTCGATCCTCGTATATGACGCCCTGATGAAGGCGCCACAGCTCTCCGGCTCGATCTCGGTGCCGGCAGAAGGATCGGTGCTGCCCGACAGCTACGCCTATAATCGTGCGGACACACGCCAGGCGGTCCTCACGCGCATGCAAAAGGCGATGACCGAATATCTCGCCAAGGCATGGGCTTCCCGGAAGCCCGGCATCGCCGTGTCCACCCCGCAACAGGCACTGACGCTTGCGTCGATTGTCGAGAAGGAAACCGGCAAGGCGTCCGAGCGGCGCATGGTTGCTGCGGTCTATGGCAATCGGTTGCGGCAAGGGATGCGGCTTCAGGCCGATCCGACCATCATCTACCCGCTAACCAAGGGCAAGCCGCTAGGACGCCGAATTCTCAAGTCCGAAATTCAGGCGGTGAACGGCTATAACACCTATGCGATGGCCGGGCTTCCGCAGGGGCCGATCGCGAATCCAGGCCGGGCAAGCATCGACGCAGTGCTCGATCCCGAGCGCTCGAACGCGCTTTACTTTGTGGCCGACGGCTCCGGCGGTCATGTCTTCGCCGACACGCTCGAACAGCACAATGCAAACGTCGCCAAATGGTACGCCCTGCGGCGGGCCCGCGGCGAGATGTAG
- the pgl gene encoding 6-phosphogluconolactonase, which translates to MTTEIEWWEYDDASEMADAVAGDIQFIIESAIDARGAAVVALAGGKTPLPIYEKLVQAKLDWKRVTIIPGDDRLVPLGDPLSNVTAIGKHFIPKGARVIPLISDKAEDYKAAGRAADARLQDLHWPLDLCLLGVGGDGHAASIFPGPDFDEALNGPRERRALGVMPDPLPPEAPVARVTLSRAAIVSARALMIALTGDAKRSVLEDAIAQGASSNYPVGRILADVELPVDIHWSA; encoded by the coding sequence ATGACGACAGAAATTGAATGGTGGGAATATGATGACGCGAGCGAGATGGCCGATGCCGTCGCGGGCGACATTCAGTTCATCATCGAAAGCGCGATCGATGCCCGCGGAGCCGCTGTCGTGGCGCTCGCCGGCGGCAAGACTCCGTTGCCGATCTACGAGAAGCTGGTTCAGGCTAAGCTGGACTGGAAGCGGGTTACCATCATCCCAGGTGACGATCGGCTGGTCCCGCTAGGTGACCCACTGTCCAATGTCACGGCTATCGGCAAGCACTTCATCCCCAAGGGCGCGCGCGTCATTCCGCTGATCAGCGATAAGGCCGAAGATTATAAAGCGGCAGGCCGTGCTGCCGATGCCCGGCTTCAGGATCTGCATTGGCCGCTGGACCTATGTCTTCTGGGTGTAGGCGGCGATGGCCATGCCGCGTCGATTTTCCCGGGCCCCGACTTTGACGAGGCACTCAACGGACCGCGCGAGCGACGGGCACTGGGCGTCATGCCTGATCCGCTGCCTCCAGAGGCACCGGTTGCCCGTGTTACCCTTAGCCGTGCCGCGATCGTGTCTGCGCGCGCTTTGATGATTGCGCTGACGGGCGATGCGAAACGCAGCGTGCTCGAAGACGCGATCGCACAAGGCGCTTCTTCCAATTACCCGGTCGGCCGCATCCTTGCCGACGTCGAGCTGCCGGTCGACATTCACTGGAGTGCCTGA
- a CDS encoding acyl carrier protein: MANQEEITTRVQALVVDHLGVDAKEVVPTASFIDDLGADSLDIVELVMAFEEEFGVEIPDDAAEKITTVQDAVSYISEHQEG, from the coding sequence ATGGCTAACCAGGAAGAGATCACCACCCGCGTCCAGGCGCTTGTCGTCGACCATCTCGGCGTGGATGCGAAGGAAGTGGTTCCGACCGCAAGCTTCATCGACGATCTCGGTGCTGACTCGCTCGACATCGTCGAGCTGGTCATGGCCTTCGAGGAAGAATTCGGCGTCGAGATCCCCGACGACGCGGCTGAGAAGATCACCACCGTCCAGGACGCGGTGAGCTATATCAGCGAGCATCAGGAAGGCTGA
- the edd gene encoding phosphogluconate dehydratase, whose translation MASLHSEIAAVTDRIIERSKAGRQAYLELIRRERESGADRPKLGCANLAHAYAGTDEQRDLMTSGNRMNIGIVTSYNDMLSAHATYYRYPEQMKVWALEAGATAQVAGGVPAMCDGVTQGYAGMELSLFSRDTVALSTAVALSHRVFEGVALLGICDKIVPGLLMGALRFGHLPMVMIPGGPMRSGVANKDKAAVRERYAEGLATREELLASEIAAYHGKGTCTFYGTANSNQMMMEAMGLHMPGAAFANPQTKLRQELTRAAVQRLPQIGWSGDDYRPIGQVVDEKAIVNAAIVLLATGGSTNHLIHVPAFARAAGILIDWEDFDRLSRTVPLLTRVYPNGSADVNMFEDAGGPPFVIKELLRGGLMHGDTLTVADGGMQAYGRKPHIEEDQLIWRDLPAKSDDETIVRTVEEPFSPEGGFRILKGNIGRACIKVSAVERDRWIIEAPARVFTEQEAVQEAFRAGELDRDVIVVMRFQGPRANGMPELHKLTPPLGVLQNRGFRVALVTDGRMSGASGKVPCAIHLSPEALGGGPIAKVRDGDIIRLDAQAGTLDALVDAAEWAARPHSEAPPVPQGTGRELFAMMRHYASAAEEGASAMLAEAGL comes from the coding sequence ATGGCGTCGCTGCATTCTGAAATCGCCGCCGTCACTGATCGTATCATCGAGCGGTCGAAGGCAGGGCGGCAAGCCTATCTTGAACTGATTCGTCGGGAGCGCGAATCCGGAGCGGATCGACCTAAGCTCGGCTGCGCGAATTTAGCGCACGCCTATGCCGGGACGGACGAGCAGCGCGACCTGATGACATCCGGCAACCGGATGAACATCGGCATCGTCACCTCTTACAACGACATGTTGTCGGCGCATGCGACCTATTACCGCTACCCGGAGCAGATGAAGGTTTGGGCGCTGGAGGCCGGGGCAACCGCGCAAGTTGCGGGCGGCGTACCGGCAATGTGCGACGGGGTCACGCAGGGCTATGCGGGCATGGAGCTGTCGCTCTTCAGCCGCGACACCGTCGCGCTGTCGACCGCCGTCGCGCTGTCTCACCGGGTGTTTGAGGGTGTCGCCCTGCTCGGCATCTGCGACAAGATCGTTCCGGGGTTGCTGATGGGCGCCTTGCGCTTCGGGCACCTGCCGATGGTTATGATCCCTGGCGGCCCGATGCGCTCAGGGGTAGCCAACAAGGACAAAGCGGCGGTTCGCGAGCGGTATGCCGAAGGCCTGGCAACTCGCGAGGAATTGCTAGCGTCCGAGATCGCCGCTTATCACGGTAAGGGTACGTGCACCTTCTACGGAACGGCAAATTCCAATCAGATGATGATGGAAGCCATGGGCCTCCACATGCCCGGCGCCGCGTTTGCCAATCCCCAGACCAAACTGCGTCAGGAACTGACGCGCGCAGCAGTACAGCGGCTGCCGCAGATTGGGTGGAGCGGCGACGATTATCGCCCCATCGGTCAGGTCGTCGACGAGAAAGCCATCGTCAACGCCGCGATCGTGTTGCTCGCCACGGGGGGATCGACCAACCACCTGATCCACGTTCCGGCCTTTGCGCGCGCTGCCGGGATCCTGATCGACTGGGAGGATTTCGACCGGCTGTCACGAACGGTCCCGCTGCTGACCCGTGTGTATCCGAACGGGTCGGCGGATGTTAACATGTTCGAGGACGCTGGCGGACCTCCGTTCGTGATCAAGGAACTGCTGCGCGGCGGCTTGATGCACGGCGATACGTTGACGGTGGCTGACGGTGGGATGCAGGCTTATGGCCGAAAGCCCCATATCGAAGAGGATCAGCTAATATGGCGCGATCTGCCGGCGAAGAGCGACGACGAGACCATCGTACGGACCGTTGAGGAGCCATTTTCACCCGAAGGCGGCTTCCGTATCCTCAAGGGCAATATCGGTCGGGCCTGCATCAAGGTGTCGGCCGTGGAGCGTGACCGCTGGATCATCGAAGCGCCAGCGCGCGTCTTCACCGAACAGGAAGCCGTGCAGGAGGCGTTCAGGGCCGGAGAGCTCGATCGGGACGTGATCGTCGTCATGCGATTTCAGGGACCACGGGCGAACGGCATGCCCGAACTACACAAGCTGACCCCGCCGCTCGGCGTGCTTCAGAACCGCGGCTTCCGCGTCGCGCTGGTGACCGACGGACGCATGTCCGGCGCCAGTGGCAAGGTGCCCTGCGCGATCCACTTGTCGCCCGAAGCGTTGGGCGGAGGGCCGATCGCGAAGGTGCGCGACGGCGACATCATCCGACTTGACGCCCAGGCGGGCACATTGGACGCTCTTGTTGACGCCGCGGAGTGGGCTGCACGGCCACATTCCGAGGCACCGCCGGTGCCGCAGGGTACCGGGCGCGAGCTGTTCGCAATGATGCGCCACTATGCCAGCGCCGCCGAAGAAGGCGCCTCTGCCATGCTGGCGGAGGCTGGGCTGTAA
- the fabD gene encoding ACP S-malonyltransferase produces MRAFIFPGQGSQAVGMGKALADASTTAREVFQEVDDALGQNLFRLMREGPEDELTLTANAQPAIMANAIAVLRVLEKEGGIRLADKADFVAGHSLGEYTALCAAGAIDLATTARLLRIRGDAMQAAVPVGQGAMAALLGADLTKAQAIADAAAEGEVCTVANDNDPTQVVISGARAAIERAIAIAKDHGAKRGILLPVSAPFHCAMMQPAADAMAKALADVAIQAPLIPLYANVTAAPVADPATIRTLLVEQVTGMVRWRESVAAMAEAGVTDFVELGGKVLAGMVKRITPDIPVTSAVTMEDIEALSKTL; encoded by the coding sequence ATGCGCGCATTCATCTTCCCAGGGCAGGGCAGCCAGGCCGTCGGCATGGGCAAGGCGCTCGCCGACGCCAGCACCACCGCGCGCGAGGTTTTCCAGGAAGTCGACGACGCACTCGGTCAGAACCTGTTTCGCCTGATGCGCGAAGGTCCCGAGGACGAGCTGACCCTCACCGCCAACGCCCAGCCCGCGATCATGGCCAACGCCATCGCCGTGCTGCGCGTGCTCGAGAAGGAAGGCGGCATCCGCTTGGCCGACAAGGCCGATTTCGTCGCCGGCCACAGCCTCGGCGAGTACACTGCGCTCTGCGCCGCCGGTGCGATCGACCTAGCCACCACCGCCAGGCTGCTGCGCATCCGCGGCGACGCGATGCAGGCTGCGGTGCCGGTGGGGCAGGGCGCCATGGCTGCCTTGCTGGGCGCCGACCTCACCAAGGCGCAGGCGATCGCCGATGCCGCCGCCGAAGGCGAAGTCTGCACCGTCGCCAACGACAACGATCCCACCCAGGTGGTGATTTCCGGCGCCCGCGCGGCGATCGAGCGCGCCATCGCCATCGCCAAGGATCACGGCGCCAAGCGCGGCATCCTGCTGCCGGTCTCCGCCCCCTTCCACTGCGCGATGATGCAACCCGCCGCCGACGCCATGGCGAAGGCGCTCGCCGACGTCGCGATCCAGGCCCCCCTGATCCCTCTCTACGCCAACGTCACCGCCGCCCCCGTCGCCGACCCCGCCACCATCCGCACGCTGCTGGTCGAGCAGGTAACCGGCATGGTCCGCTGGCGCGAAAGCGTCGCGGCGATGGCGGAGGCCGGCGTGACCGACTTCGTCGAACTCGGCGGCAAGGTCCTGGCCGGCATGGTCAAGCGCATCACCCCCGACATCCCCGTCACCAGCGCCGTAACCATGGAAGACATTGAAGCGCTTTCGAAGACGCTTTGA
- the eda gene encoding bifunctional 4-hydroxy-2-oxoglutarate aldolase/2-dehydro-3-deoxy-phosphogluconate aldolase, whose product MTTTIADIMRTSPVIPVLVIEDAATARPLAEALVKGGLRVLEVTMRTPAALDAIREMKQVEGAIVGAGTVVNTDQFGQVMRAGAEFIVSPGLTDRLGSAIVESGVPFLPGIANAGDIMRGYDLGLRHFKFFPAETSGGLKALKALAAPFYEAKFCPTGGVSAASAPEWLGFDPVLCVGGSWVTPKGVSFEEVEALAREAAALGK is encoded by the coding sequence TTGACCACGACCATTGCCGACATCATGCGCACCAGCCCGGTCATCCCGGTGCTGGTGATCGAAGACGCCGCCACTGCCCGCCCGCTTGCCGAGGCCTTGGTCAAAGGTGGCCTACGCGTCCTGGAAGTCACGATGCGCACCCCGGCAGCACTGGACGCGATCCGCGAGATGAAGCAGGTCGAGGGTGCGATCGTCGGTGCCGGCACCGTGGTCAACACCGACCAGTTCGGGCAGGTGATGCGCGCAGGCGCCGAGTTCATCGTTTCCCCTGGCCTCACCGATCGGCTGGGTAGCGCGATCGTCGAAAGCGGCGTTCCGTTCCTGCCGGGCATCGCCAATGCCGGTGACATCATGCGCGGCTACGACCTTGGCCTGCGCCACTTCAAATTCTTCCCGGCCGAAACCAGTGGAGGGCTCAAGGCGCTGAAGGCGCTGGCAGCCCCCTTCTATGAAGCGAAGTTCTGCCCGACCGGCGGCGTGAGTGCCGCCAGTGCTCCCGAATGGCTCGGCTTCGATCCCGTGCTGTGCGTGGGCGGAAGCTGGGTCACGCCGAAGGGGGTCAGCTTCGAGGAAGTCGAAGCGCTCGCACGCGAAGCGGCTGCTCTGGGCAAGTAA